GTTCGTCATGGTGTTCGCAACCCAGACCTTCGCTTAGTAGGTATGAGGACGCCTTACTTGCGTAAGGCGTTGAGGTGTGAGGCTTTGTTTTGAAAGACCTCATTCCTCTAGGCGCTATTGCGCCGACCTCAAAGCGAACGTAGTTCGCGTCCTCACTCCTATAAGGAATTGAATATGGATCAAGAAACAATAGTGACTCTCGGCAAGATGGGCGCCGCCGCGGCTCTCGGTCTTTCCGCTGTCGGCTCTGCAATGGGTTGCAGTACTGCTGGCATGGCGGCGATCGGATCGTGGAAGAAAGCCTACCTTAAGGGGAAGAACGCTATGTTCACCTTGCTTGTTTTCGTGGGCGCTCCTATTGCGCAGACGATTTATGGCATGCTTCTGATGAATACCATCCTGAATGCTGCCAACAAGCCGGATTT
The nucleotide sequence above comes from Fibrobacter sp. UWR4. Encoded proteins:
- a CDS encoding V-type ATP synthase subunit K (produces ATP from ADP in the presence of a proton gradient across the membrane; the K subunit is a nonenzymatic component which binds the dimeric form by interacting with the G and E subunits); this translates as MDQETIVTLGKMGAAAALGLSAVGSAMGCSTAGMAAIGSWKKAYLKGKNAMFTLLVFVGAPIAQTIYGMLLMNTILNAANKPDFHNWAACLGVGIFGGLGIMFSGWYVGKAASNACNGLGETGKGLVNSLMVLGVGETV